The following coding sequences are from one Geodermatophilus normandii window:
- a CDS encoding metallopeptidase family protein: MRPLPREVFESLVADALDAVPADLMALLDNVVVLVEDRNEDEPELLGLYEGYALTERGWQYGGALPDRIMVYREAICDICSTAEEVVEEVTVTVVHEIAHHFGIDDERLHELGWG; encoded by the coding sequence GTGAGGCCGCTCCCGCGCGAGGTCTTCGAGTCGCTGGTCGCCGACGCCCTCGACGCGGTCCCGGCCGACCTCATGGCGCTGCTGGACAACGTCGTCGTGCTGGTCGAGGACCGCAACGAGGACGAGCCGGAGCTCCTGGGTCTCTACGAGGGGTACGCGCTGACCGAGCGCGGCTGGCAGTACGGCGGCGCGCTGCCCGACCGGATCATGGTCTACCGCGAGGCCATCTGCGACATCTGCTCGACCGCCGAGGAGGTGGTCGAGGAGGTGACGGTGACCGTGGTGCACGAGATCGCCCACCACTTCGGCATCGACGACGAGCGCCTGCACGAGCTCGGCTGGGGCTGA
- a CDS encoding GuaB1 family IMP dehydrogenase-related protein, with translation MRFLGGNRPATDLTYADVFMVPNSSTVGSRLEVDLTTPDRVGTTIPVVVANMTAISGRRMAETVARRGGLAVLPQDIPVDVVGEVVSWVHARHPVYDTAITLSPHSTVGEALSLMTKRAHGIVVVVDGEVPVGVVTDGACQGVDRFSQLSQVMAAHPLTIPAGTELPKVFDVLAEERVSAAPVVEGERLVGVVTRKGALRSTVYTPAVNAEGQLLTAAAVGINGDVAGKAGALLAAGVDVLVVDTAHGHQEKAAEAVRAARSVAGRVPVVAGNVVTAEGTRDLIEAGADVVKVGVGPGAMCTTRMMTGVGRPQFSAVEECAAEARRLGRHVWADGGVRHPRDVALALAAGAANVMVGSWFAGTYESAGDIHDDGNGRLYKESFGMASARAVKARTAQQSGFERARAGLFEEGISSSRMYLDPARPGVEDLVDGIVAGVRSSCTYAGARTIDEFHERAVVGVQSAAGYEEGRPQPTSW, from the coding sequence ATGCGCTTCCTCGGCGGCAACCGCCCGGCCACCGACCTCACCTACGCCGACGTCTTCATGGTGCCCAACTCCAGCACCGTCGGCTCCCGGCTCGAGGTCGACCTGACGACGCCGGACCGGGTGGGCACCACCATCCCGGTCGTCGTCGCCAACATGACGGCGATCAGCGGCCGCCGGATGGCCGAGACCGTCGCCCGCCGCGGCGGCCTCGCGGTGCTGCCGCAGGACATCCCGGTCGACGTCGTCGGCGAGGTCGTCTCCTGGGTGCACGCCCGGCACCCGGTCTACGACACCGCGATCACCCTCTCCCCCCACTCGACCGTGGGCGAGGCGCTGTCGCTGATGACCAAGCGCGCGCACGGCATCGTCGTGGTCGTCGACGGGGAGGTGCCGGTGGGCGTGGTGACCGACGGCGCCTGCCAGGGCGTGGACCGCTTCAGCCAGCTCTCCCAGGTCATGGCCGCCCACCCGCTGACCATCCCGGCCGGCACCGAGCTGCCGAAGGTCTTCGACGTGCTCGCCGAGGAGCGGGTCAGCGCCGCCCCGGTGGTCGAGGGGGAGCGGCTGGTCGGCGTCGTCACCCGCAAGGGCGCCCTGCGCTCGACCGTCTACACGCCCGCGGTGAACGCCGAGGGGCAGCTGCTCACCGCGGCCGCCGTCGGCATCAACGGCGACGTCGCCGGCAAGGCGGGGGCACTGCTGGCCGCCGGGGTCGACGTGCTCGTCGTCGACACCGCGCACGGTCACCAGGAGAAGGCGGCCGAGGCCGTCCGCGCGGCCCGCTCGGTGGCCGGGCGGGTGCCGGTGGTGGCCGGCAACGTGGTCACCGCCGAGGGCACCCGCGACCTCATCGAGGCCGGCGCCGACGTCGTCAAGGTCGGCGTGGGCCCCGGCGCCATGTGCACCACCCGGATGATGACCGGCGTCGGGCGGCCGCAGTTCTCCGCCGTGGAGGAGTGCGCCGCCGAGGCGCGCCGGCTGGGCAGGCACGTGTGGGCCGACGGCGGGGTGCGCCACCCCCGCGACGTCGCGCTGGCGCTGGCCGCGGGTGCGGCCAACGTGATGGTCGGCTCCTGGTTCGCCGGCACCTACGAGAGCGCCGGTGACATCCACGACGACGGCAACGGCCGGCTCTACAAGGAGTCCTTCGGCATGGCCTCGGCCCGCGCGGTCAAGGCGCGGACGGCGCAGCAGAGCGGCTTCGAGCGTGCCCGCGCGGGGCTGTTCGAGGAGGGCATCTCGTCGTCGCGGATGTACCTCGACCCGGCCCGCCCGGGGGTGGAGGACCTGGTCGACGGCATCGTCGCCGGGGTCCGCTCCTCGTGCACCTACGCCGGGGCCCGCACCATCGACGAGTTCCACGAGCGCGCGGTCGTGGGGGTGCAGAGCGCGGCCGGCTACGAGGAGGGCCGTCCGCAGCCCACCAGCTGGTGA
- the serS gene encoding serine--tRNA ligase translates to MIDLRLVREHPDVVRASQRARGADESRVDALLAADEARRAAVKRADDLRAEQKAASQAVRGASKEERPAVLERARALAAQVKEAEEAQRAADAALRQAHLGLANVVHDDVPPGGEDDAVTLRTVGEVPAYDFEVRDHLQIGEALGAIDMERGAKVSGARFYFLTGPGALLEFALAQLAVTRAVAAGFTPVVAPALVKPEAMEGTGFLGEHDEEVYRVERDDLYLVGTSEVALAGMHADEVLDLSAGPRRYAGWSSCFRREAGSYGKDTRGIIRVHWFDKVEMFSFCRPEEAAAEHRRLLAWEEEFLQALELPYRVVDIAAGDLGTSAARKYDIEAWFPSQGTYRELTSTSDCTTFQARRLAIRYRDEGGKPQTAATLNGTLCAIARTIACLLEVHQRADGSVHVPAALRPWLGGHEVLTPGMTLAAPVPPAAA, encoded by the coding sequence GTGATCGACCTGCGCCTGGTGCGCGAGCACCCCGACGTCGTCCGTGCCAGCCAGCGTGCCCGCGGCGCCGACGAGTCCCGGGTCGACGCGCTCCTGGCCGCCGACGAGGCCCGCCGCGCCGCCGTCAAGCGCGCCGACGACCTGCGCGCGGAGCAGAAGGCGGCCTCGCAGGCGGTGCGCGGCGCGTCGAAGGAGGAGCGCCCGGCCGTGCTCGAGCGGGCCAGGGCACTGGCCGCGCAGGTCAAGGAGGCCGAGGAGGCGCAGCGCGCCGCCGACGCCGCGCTGCGCCAGGCGCACCTGGGCCTGGCCAACGTCGTCCACGACGACGTCCCGCCCGGCGGTGAGGACGACGCCGTGACCCTGCGCACGGTGGGCGAGGTCCCCGCCTACGACTTCGAGGTGCGCGACCACCTGCAGATCGGTGAGGCGCTCGGCGCCATCGACATGGAGCGCGGCGCGAAGGTCTCCGGCGCCCGCTTCTACTTCCTCACCGGCCCGGGCGCGCTGCTGGAGTTCGCGCTGGCGCAGCTGGCGGTCACCCGCGCGGTGGCCGCCGGGTTCACCCCGGTGGTCGCGCCCGCGCTGGTCAAGCCCGAGGCGATGGAGGGCACCGGTTTCCTCGGCGAGCACGACGAGGAGGTCTACCGGGTCGAGCGCGACGACCTCTACCTCGTGGGCACCTCCGAGGTGGCCCTGGCCGGCATGCACGCCGACGAGGTGCTCGACCTCTCCGCCGGCCCGCGCCGCTACGCCGGCTGGTCGTCCTGCTTCCGCCGCGAGGCCGGCTCCTACGGCAAGGACACCCGCGGCATCATCCGCGTGCACTGGTTCGACAAGGTCGAGATGTTCAGCTTCTGCCGGCCCGAGGAGGCCGCCGCCGAGCACCGGCGGCTGCTCGCCTGGGAGGAGGAGTTCCTCCAGGCGCTCGAGCTGCCCTACCGGGTCGTCGACATCGCCGCCGGTGACCTGGGCACCAGCGCCGCGCGCAAGTACGACATCGAGGCCTGGTTCCCCAGCCAGGGCACCTACCGCGAGCTGACGAGCACCTCGGACTGCACCACCTTCCAGGCCCGCCGGCTGGCCATCCGCTACCGCGACGAGGGCGGGAAGCCGCAGACGGCGGCCACCCTCAACGGCACGCTGTGCGCCATCGCCCGCACCATCGCCTGCCTGCTCGAGGTGCACCAGCGCGCCGACGGCTCGGTGCACGTCCCGGCGGCGCTGCGGCCGTGGCTCGGCGGGCACGAGGTGCTCACCCCCGGCATGACGCTCGCCGCCCCCGTGCCGCCGGCAGCCGCATGA
- a CDS encoding GroES family chaperonin, giving the protein MPSDVARNSGLPIKMLHDRILVSLRREDGERRSTGGILIPATAQVAKRLVWGEARGVGASVRQVKVGDQVLFSPEDQHEVEVHGEELVILRERDVHAVAAERIEESTGLYL; this is encoded by the coding sequence GTGCCATCCGACGTCGCCAGGAACAGCGGGCTGCCGATCAAGATGCTGCACGACCGGATCCTCGTGTCCCTCCGCAGGGAGGACGGCGAGCGGCGGTCGACCGGCGGGATCCTCATCCCAGCGACCGCGCAGGTGGCCAAGCGGCTGGTCTGGGGCGAGGCGCGCGGCGTGGGCGCGAGCGTCCGGCAGGTGAAGGTCGGCGACCAGGTGCTGTTCTCCCCCGAGGACCAGCACGAGGTCGAGGTGCACGGCGAGGAGCTGGTCATCCTGCGCGAGCGCGACGTGCACGCCGTCGCCGCCGAGCGGATCGAGGAGTCCACCGGCCTCTACCTCTAG
- a CDS encoding HAD family hydrolase, with protein MSRTVLSGHVPSPDAERVVDLGDLDGWRPRLVASDLDGTLLSSAGEVTPRTRAALEACWDAGIPVVGVTGRGPRLLDSVRAALGGRGIAVLAQGGFVVDLERDEVLRTVGLPREQATAVIERIESVTGDLVLAVEDAAEQAEAHAPLRVQHGFDWPYPEPAHLLPRHQVLPTGAVLKVFLRSPGLGQDELLARARSVVDPAEAEVTHAGLGFIEVLPPGVTKATGLAIALDHHDVGFGDVLVFGDMPNDLPMIGAVTAAGGRAVAVANAHPAVRAAAGGLTSGHDADGVARYLEAVLAGV; from the coding sequence ATGAGCCGGACCGTCCTCTCCGGTCACGTCCCCTCCCCGGACGCCGAGCGGGTGGTGGACCTCGGCGACCTCGACGGCTGGCGGCCGCGGCTGGTCGCCAGCGACCTCGACGGCACGCTGCTGTCCTCGGCCGGTGAGGTCACGCCCCGCACGCGTGCGGCCCTGGAGGCGTGCTGGGACGCCGGCATCCCCGTCGTCGGCGTCACCGGCCGGGGACCGCGGCTGCTCGACAGCGTGCGTGCCGCGCTCGGCGGGCGGGGCATCGCCGTCCTCGCCCAGGGCGGTTTCGTCGTCGACCTGGAGCGCGACGAGGTGCTGCGCACGGTGGGCCTCCCGCGGGAGCAGGCGACCGCGGTGATCGAGCGGATCGAGTCCGTGACCGGCGACCTGGTCCTGGCCGTGGAGGACGCCGCCGAGCAGGCCGAGGCGCACGCGCCGCTGCGGGTGCAGCACGGCTTCGACTGGCCCTATCCCGAGCCCGCGCACCTGCTGCCGCGGCACCAGGTGCTGCCCACCGGCGCGGTGCTCAAGGTGTTCCTCCGCTCACCCGGCCTCGGCCAGGACGAGCTGCTCGCCCGCGCCCGGTCGGTGGTCGACCCGGCCGAGGCCGAGGTGACCCACGCGGGCCTCGGCTTCATCGAGGTCCTGCCGCCGGGGGTCACCAAGGCCACCGGCCTGGCGATCGCGCTCGACCACCACGACGTCGGCTTCGGTGACGTCCTCGTCTTCGGCGACATGCCCAACGACCTGCCGATGATCGGCGCGGTCACCGCCGCCGGCGGGCGCGCCGTCGCGGTCGCCAACGCCCACCCAGCGGTCCGCGCGGCCGCCGGCGGGCTCACCAGTGGCCACGACGCCGACGGCGTGGCCCGCTACCTCGAGGCGGTGCTCGCCGGTGTCTGA
- a CDS encoding MarR family winged helix-turn-helix transcriptional regulator yields the protein MTERLGVGTVARNDGERTELALLLRRLTVELDAVGERFARPHGLGRTDVRAVIAIMDATRRGEPLTAGGLGTAVGLSSASVTALVDRLERAGHVHRVRDPADRRRVVLQMSEASMAAGAAFFGGLQRELVAAMDGFSGDDLDVVRRWLTAMTEVVVAHS from the coding sequence GGACGGTGGCGCGCAACGACGGGGAGCGGACCGAGCTCGCGCTGCTGCTGCGGCGGCTCACCGTGGAGCTCGACGCGGTCGGTGAGCGCTTCGCCCGGCCGCACGGGCTCGGCCGCACGGACGTGCGGGCGGTCATCGCGATCATGGACGCCACCCGGCGCGGGGAGCCGCTCACCGCCGGGGGGCTGGGCACCGCGGTGGGGCTGAGCTCGGCGTCGGTGACGGCGCTGGTCGACCGGCTGGAGCGCGCCGGGCACGTGCACCGCGTCCGTGACCCGGCCGACCGCCGACGCGTGGTGCTGCAGATGTCGGAGGCGTCGATGGCGGCGGGGGCGGCCTTCTTCGGCGGGCTGCAGCGCGAGCTCGTCGCCGCCATGGACGGGTTCTCCGGCGACGACCTCGACGTCGTCCGCCGGTGGCTGACCGCGATGACCGAGGTCGTCGTCGCCCACAGCTGA